A region of Drosophila suzukii chromosome 2L, CBGP_Dsuzu_IsoJpt1.0, whole genome shotgun sequence DNA encodes the following proteins:
- the LOC108013095 gene encoding uncharacterized protein, which yields MFQNLWLKLGVPEKRYSMAGAPGVRDKLNLIVGGDICEVYRDGFNRGSFGFWCGLIGLAVFVISLVYFHMNRERIDPIE from the coding sequence ATGTTTCAAAATTTGTGGCTCAAATTGGGGGTACCGGAAAAAAGATACTCTATGGCTGGGGCACCTGGCGTGAGGGACAAGCTGAATCTCATTGTTGGCGGCGACATCTGCGAGGTTTACCGCGATGGCTTCAATCGCGGATCCTTTGGCTTCTGGTGCGGACTCATTGGATTAGCCGTATTTGTGATTTCTCTGGTCTACTTTCATATGAACCGGGAGCGAATAGATCCGATCGAATGA
- the LOC108013341 gene encoding LOW QUALITY PROTEIN: uncharacterized protein (The sequence of the model RefSeq protein was modified relative to this genomic sequence to represent the inferred CDS: inserted 2 bases in 1 codon): MSCVTKESPPTNRGNNNNNNNNNNYSGTCRTXTTTLVRDRKGGEITWRATSGNCGLMNIPQ, from the exons ATGTCATGTGTAACTAAGGAGTCGCCACCAACCAACAGaggcaacaacaataataacaacaacaacaacaactacagtGGTACCTGTCGCAC AACAACAACACTGGTAAGAGACCGGAAAGGAGGGGAAATCACCTGGAGAGCAACAAGCGGAAACTGCGGTCTGATGAATATCCCGCAGTGA